Sequence from the Candidatus Palauibacter scopulicola genome:
CTCGACTCGTCATCCGCCCGCTACAACGTCCTCGCCAACCAGGTCTTCATGGCCCGGCTGCTGGAGGGCGACGAGGAAGGCGAAGAGGAACTCACCCTCGCCATGGACAAGTGGGACGGCTACCCCGCCGATCGCGACCGCCTCATGAGCTTCCTCCACGAGCGCCGCCCCTCGAACCCCGTCGTCCTCACCGGCGACCTCCACACCAACTGGGTCAACGACCTCAAGCTCGACTTCGAGCGCGCGGATTCCCCGACCGTCGGCGCCGAATTCGCCGGCACCTCCATCAGCTCGAGCGGAGACGGAGTGGACACGGGGCCGCAGGGCGACAACGCCATGGGCCACAACCCCCACATCAAGTTCTTCAACGCCCAGCGCGGCTACGTCCGCTGCCGCCTCTCCCCCGCCCGCCTCCGCACCGACTTCCGCGTCATGCCCTACGTCACCCGCCCCGACGCCCCGATCGCCACCCGCGCCAGCTACGTCGTCGAAAACGGAGTCCCCGGCGCCCAGGAAACTTGAACCCGCCGCGCCAACGGTCGCGCGCCGGTCTTCTTCGGGGCCCGTAGCTCAGCCTGGTTAGAGCGCACGCCTGATAAGCGTGAGGTCGGTAGTTCAACCGAGCGCCCGCTTCGGGCGCGAGCTCGATGAAGCATCGGCCCCGCCAGGGGACGCTGCTTCATCAACTCTACCCGGGCCCACCGCTCCCCGGTCACCGTGCTCAGCCCGCCACGCCCCTTTGTCAGATGCGCTGGTGGTCCGCTCGCCAGAGCTGGCGCAGAGCGGGGGGAGGGGGGGGGCGAAAACTTGAACCCGCCGCGCCGTCTCCTTAGGATGGACGCCGCCCGGCGCCCGACCCTCCGCCCACGCGGAACGGTCGCGCGCCGGTCTTCTTCGGGGCCCGTAGCTCAGCCTGGTTAGAGCGCACGCCTGATAAGCGTGAGGTCGGTAGTTCAAATCTACCCGGGCCCACTATTCCTCCACCGGCCCTCAAACCTCTCCCCGGCTTCGATCTCCAGACCGACCTCACGGACGGCTATGTCGACGGTAGTTCAACCGAGCGCCCCCCAGGGGCGCGAGCTCGGTGAAGCATCGGCCCCGCCAGGGGACGCTGCTTCACCAAATCTACCCGGGCCCACTCAACCTCCTACCCGATCCTTGCTTGAATGCGGCTAGCGTGGCGGAGGCCCGATTCTCCCCGGTCGGATCGCCGTCAAGAAGCGAAACGGCTTCAGAGCTTCACGGTCGTACGAGTAGTATAGGAATAGCGGCGTTCCCTGCATCTTGCGGCGTTCTACGAAGCCCCATGATCGCGAGTCGAAGCTGTCGTCCCGGTTGTCCCCCATCATGAAGTACCGCGCCTCGGGAACGGTGATGGGACCCCAGTTGTCGCGCGTCGGCTGGTACGCGTCGCGGGACAGCTCCGGCAGCAAGTAGTCCGCTTGCCACAACATCTTCGGGTCGAAGGAGTCCGGGATCCGTGGGTTCCGCCGTACGTAGGGCTCATCGATGGCGACTCCGTTCCGGTAGAGGATGCCACCATCCATGCGAAGCGTGTCGCCGGGCAGCCCGACCGTGCGCTTGACGATGTCGATCCCCGGGGAGTGGTCGGCGCGAAACACGATGATGTCGCCGTGCTCCGGTTGA
This genomic interval carries:
- a CDS encoding alkaline phosphatase D family protein, whose protein sequence is LDSSSARYNVLANQVFMARLLEGDEEGEEELTLAMDKWDGYPADRDRLMSFLHERRPSNPVVLTGDLHTNWVNDLKLDFERADSPTVGAEFAGTSISSSGDGVDTGPQGDNAMGHNPHIKFFNAQRGYVRCRLSPARLRTDFRVMPYVTRPDAPIATRASYVVENGVPGAQET
- the lepB gene encoding signal peptidase I, yielding MKRRRENPPRPPRFSKAWFLDWGRTVVVVALFFIFGRTFLVATFVIDSGSMEETLLVGDFVLVNKVSLGAPIPFTNSNLPGYAQPEHGDIIVFRADHSPGIDIVKRTVGLPGDTLRMDGGILYRNGVAIDEPYVRRNPRIPDSFDPKMLWQADYLLPELSRDAYQPTRDNWGPITVPEARYFMMGDNRDDSFDSRSWGFVERRKMQGTPLFLYYSYDREALKPFRFLTAIRPGRIGPPPR